TTGGCGCTGCTCGCTGACGGTCGCGTTGACCGCGCCGGCGGACGCCAACATGGCACCGACGAAGAACACGCCAAGGCCGGCCAGCGTCGCCGTCGAATAGGCGACGCGGCCCTCGATCATCTGCAGCGCGAAGATGACGAAGGGGCCGAGCGCGGTGAGCGTGCCGATGGTGAGCGTCGAGACTGACGCGATGGCGCGTTGTAGCGCATAGAGCGGCGGCACCGTCAGCACCAGGCCCAGCGCGACCATGACCGCCATGTCGGAGAGCGGGACGGCGCCTTTGTGGTCGAAGCCGAGCACGGCGAAGCCGCCGGCGAACATCACATAGAGCGGGAAGCGCAGGCCGAACACCGCGCCCGGCCCGACGCCGACGCGATCGAGCCGCTGGCAGAAGATCAAGACCCAGGTGAACATGACACCGTCGACAACCGCCAGCAGCACGCCAAGGATCGCGGTCCCCGCATCGCCGCGCACGAACCCGGACCAGCCGCCGATCGTGACGACCGCGAGATAGACCACGCCGGCGAACAGCAGGATGTTGCCGAGCGACTCGGTCGTGTTGCGCATGGGTTCGCCCTCTGCCACGCCGAAGCGGTAGGCGAGATAGGCGGTCATCGGCATGACGCCGCCGGAGATGGTGTAGGTGATCGCCGGTTCGATAAGCTGGACAGAGAGCAGATAGGCGCCGACCGCGAAGACGACCGCGACGTTGGCGGCGATCAGGGGCCGTGGATTTGCCAGCGCGGCCTTGACCTGGCTTGGCGCGGTGATCGCCGCCCAGCCGATGAAGCCGACCGCGATGATGCCGAACACCAGAAAGCCGAACAGAAACGAACTCATGCGCTGGAACAGCCCGCCGAAGAAGACGAACTGGGCGGACTCCAGGATGACGAAGGCGAGCGCCCACGCGATGCCGAACAGCGCTGTCTTCATGGCAACACCTGGTCGTTAGCCGTCATGGTGGGTGATCATTGGGCGAGGTCACCCAGCTTGCGCTTGAATTCCGACTGCCAGCGCTCGCGCCCGGCATTGATCTGATCTTCAGTCATCCGGACGGCGTCATCGAACGCGCCTCGCCGCAGGACATCGACAATGCCACCGTGAATGGCGCGCCAGTTCTCGCTCAAGCCGACCTTGTTCCACACCGGGCACCAGTAGCGCGACATCGCGACATAGAGCGACTCGATCTGGGCCAGCAGCCGGGGGCGGTCGGCCCTGTCATAAAGCGCCAGGTGAAACTGCCAGTGCAGTTCCGCGCGCTCGGCGGCACCACCCGCGACCGCAACGGCATCAAGGATCGCCTCGGCGGCACTGAGATCAGCGGTGGTCAGGCGCGGCGCTGAGAGTTCCAACGCCCGCGGCTCCAAGAGGGCGCGCAGCTCCATTATGTCGAGAAAGTCGCGTTCGGACATGACCGCCACGGTGACGCCGCGATTGGGCGCCTGGGTCGCTAGGCCCGAGGCGACCAGGCTGTGCAGTGCCTCGCGCACCGGCGCAGCGCTGACATTGAACGCGGCCGCGATCTCGTTCTGCTTCAGCTGCGTACCGCCGGCGATGTCGCCGATTAATATGGCTTGGCGCAGGGAGTCCAGGACCACCCCGGCGGTGGACTTCACCTCGCCCGCCACAAACCGCGCGTTTTCCGCCATCGCCCCTCCCCAGAAGAAAGATCGATTATCGATAATCTGGCAAGTCCGTCAAGCGTCTCACGTGTCGGACAGGTGTGGAATTGAGGGGTGTGTCGACGGAAAAGTGACGGTTGCCTGGGTCCCTGCGTGCATCGCTCGTGTCGGCTGTCACTGCCAGGGCTGCTGTCCGCTGCAAGTCTGGGTCGTCGATGCGATTGGGAATCACACGCGAACCGGAACCGGTAGAGGGTAGGCACAGGCGATGGCGACAGTTGATGCGACGATGCCCATGCTGTCATTTGACGATGCGATGTACAGCGAGGCCGCGCGGTCGGGCGGCCACACCAGCGCATCCGCCAAGGACGAGTTGGAGCGCATCGTCTCCGACATCATCGGGAAGCCGACGGTGCTCGGCGTCTCAGACCGCCTCTATCACGACGTCAACCTTGCCGGTGACGATGCCACCCGGCTTCTCGACGAGGTCCATCAACGTTTCGGCGTGCGGTTCGCCGGCTTCCGGTTCGACAGCTACTTTCCCCACGGCACGTCGGTTTCCGTCGACGCCCTGCTGATGAAGCTCGGCCTGCGCGGTAAGTGGAAAGAGCTGACCGTTGAACACATGCTCAACGTCATCGATACAGGAGCATGGTTCGAGCCGGACGAGGTCGATCTAGCCGGCGGTGAGTCGACGTCTCGTATGCCGACCGCCGCCTTCGACGCGCCACAGACC
This portion of the Pseudomonadota bacterium genome encodes:
- a CDS encoding DUF1493 family protein — encoded protein: MATVDATMPMLSFDDAMYSEAARSGGHTSASAKDELERIVSDIIGKPTVLGVSDRLYHDVNLAGDDATRLLDEVHQRFGVRFAGFRFDSYFPHGTSVSVDALLMKLGLRGKWKELTVEHMLNVIDTGAWFEPDEVDLAGGESTSRMPTAAFDAPQT
- a CDS encoding GntR family transcriptional regulator, with amino-acid sequence MAENARFVAGEVKSTAGVVLDSLRQAILIGDIAGGTQLKQNEIAAAFNVSAAPVREALHSLVASGLATQAPNRGVTVAVMSERDFLDIMELRALLEPRALELSAPRLTTADLSAAEAILDAVAVAGGAAERAELHWQFHLALYDRADRPRLLAQIESLYVAMSRYWCPVWNKVGLSENWRAIHGGIVDVLRRGAFDDAVRMTEDQINAGRERWQSEFKRKLGDLAQ